The following DNA comes from Meleagris gallopavo isolate NT-WF06-2002-E0010 breed Aviagen turkey brand Nicholas breeding stock unplaced genomic scaffold, Turkey_5.1 ChrUn_random_7180001874710, whole genome shotgun sequence.
GcactggggggagggggggatgtggggtggTTCCCCCCAGAGTTGGTACAAATAATCGTTAATTTGGCAATTTCCCCCCAATATTTGGGTAAATAACCCCAATTCTGCCCCTCATGTGCTGAAAATGACTTTAAATCTGCAATTTTCCCCCAATATTTGGGTAAATAACCCCAATTCTGCCCCTCATTGTGCTGAAAATGACCTTAAATCTGCAATTTTCCCCCAATATTTGGGTAAATAACCCCAATTCTGCCTCTCATTCTGCCGAAAATCCCTTAAATCTGCAATTTTCCCCCAGTATTTGGAAAAACAACCTTAATTCTGTCCTTTTATTCCCTATATTTACACAAATTACCCCAACTCTGCCTCCCCCCCCATTTTTCACAAATAACCCCAGCTTTGCTCTTTCATTCCCATTTTTCCCAAAATAACCCCTATTTNNNNNNNNNNNNNNNNNNNNNNNNNNNNNNNNNNNNNNNNNNNNNNNNNNNNNNNNNNNNNNNNNNNNNNNNNNNNNNNNNNNNNNNNNNNNNNNNNNNNNNNNNNNNNNNNNNNNNNNNNNNNNNNNNNNNNNNNNNNNNNNNNNNNNNNNNNNNNNNNNNNNNNNNNNNNNNNNNNNNNNNNNNNNNNNNNNNNNNNNNNNNNNNNNNNNNNNNNNNNNNNNNNNNCCTCAACGTCCTCCTGGGGGGCCGTGGTCGCCGGGACCCCCCTGTGACGGAGCAGCGCCGTCTCTCCTCCAAAGCCATCCCTTACCCTCGTTACGACCCGGCCACCAAAGACGGGGACCTGATGCTCATCAAACTCCTCCAGCCCGCCCGCTTCACTCAGCACGTCAAGCCCCTGCCTTTGGCTTCCAGCTGCCCCGTGGCCGGGATGACCTGCCAGATTTCGGGGTGGGGGTCCGTCACCAGCCCCGAAGGTACGAGACCCGTTTGCTGCACGTAGGGTGGGCAAATCCCACAACCTGTGGGCTGGTTTCTGCCTACAGATTGAAGGGATGGGGGTCCTACAACCTTTGGTTGACCTTCTTTCTATGGATCAGGGTCCTACAACCTTTCTTTGACCTTCTCCCTACAGACCAGGGTCCCACAACCTTTGGTTGACCTTCTCCCTACAGATTGATGGGTTGGAGGTCCTACAATCCTTGGTTGTCCTTCTGCTATGGGTTAAGGACTGGAGGTCCTACAACCTTTGGTTGACCTCCCATTGGATTGAGGGGTTGGAGGACCTACAACTTTTGGTTGACCTTCTCCCTACGGATTGGAAGCTGGAGGTCCTACAACTTTTGGTTGACCTTCTCTTTATGGACCAGGGGTTGGAGGTCCTACAACCTTTGGTTGACCTTCTCTTTATGGATTGGGGAAGGACCTACAACTTTTGGTTGACCTTCTCCCTACGGATCAGGGGTTGGAGGTCCTACAACCTTTGGTTGGCCTTCTCCCTATGGATCTGGGGCTGGAGGTCCTACAGCTTTTGGTTGACCTTCTCCTTGGTTTCCCCCTCGGTTTTCCCACTGACACCGCGGAGCGAACCGAGGGGACAAGAATTTGGGAGGTGACAGCCGGGGGGTCCCGAAGTGACTCCGTGCCCTCTGTCACCTCCAGTCACTTTCCCTGAAGATCTCCACTGTGCCAAGGTCACCATCGTCCCCGAGGAGCGATGCCGGCGCGTCTACCCGGGTTCCATCACCTCCAACATGGTTTGCGCCGGGGAGCACCGCAACCGCGCCGACTCCTGCCAGGTGGGTGCAGAGCTGGGCCAGAATCGTCGCAGGGGGTGGGGGGTCCCAAATTTGGGGCGGTTCTATGGTGGGTGTGAGATCTGGACCATTTCTTTCCCAAAGTGTCGGCCCAAAAGTGGTCCCAAATTTGGGGCATTTACTTGATGCAAAACCGTCCCAAATTTTGGGTATTTCTGCAGCACAAAATATTCCCAGATTTGGGGCATTTCTGTGACCTGAAAAAGACCCAAATTTGGGGTGATTCTATGGGGCTGTGAGATCTGGACCCCTTCCCAACGTGTTGGCCCAAAAGTGGTCCCAGATTTGGGGCATTTCCGTGATGCAAAATGGTCCCAAATTTGGGGTATTTCTGTGACCCGAAACAGACCCCAATTTGGGGCATCTGTGTGGCTCGAAACAGACCCAAATTTGGGGTGGTTCTATGGGGCTGTGAGATCTGGACCCCTTCCCAACGTGTCGGCCCAAAAGTGGTCACAAATTTGGGGCATTTCCATGACGCAAAACCGTCCCAAATTTGGGGCAGTTCTGTGGCCCAAAATATTCCCAGATTTGGGGTGGTTCTATGACCCGAAACAGACCCAAATTTGGGGTGGTTCTATGGGGCTGTGAGATCTGGACCCCTTTCCTATGAGGTTTGAGACCCAGAGTCCCCCCACAGTTTGCCACCCCAAATTTGGGATGGTTCTATGGGGTTGTGAGACCCAGACTCCCCCACTTCGTGTCACCCTAAAAACGACCACAAATCTGGGACAGTTCTATGACTCCAAACGCCCCCAAATTTGGGGTGTTTCTGTGGGGATGTGAGACCTAGACCCCCCTCCCACAATGTGTCACCCCAAATTTGGAGTGGTTCTATGGGGGCTGTGAGAACTGGCCCCCTCCCCCCACATCCCGTCACCGCAAAAGCGACCCCAAATTTGGGGACCCAAATGGGTCCCAAATTTGAGGCAGTGTTACGGCCCAAAATAACCCCAAATTCAGAGAGATTCTAGGGGGCTGTGAGACCCTCCCATCCCCCAAAAGGCATCGCCCCCTCTTCCCCCCTCAGGGCGATTCTGGGGGACCCCTCGTGTGCGACGGACGTCTGCAGGGCATCGTCTCGTGGGGTCCGGGTGTCTGTGGGGACCCCCAAAAACCCGGCGTCTACGTCAACCTCTGCAAATACACCCGGTGGATCCATGACACCATGAGAAGGAACTGAACCCTcctgcttccctcccccccaaaaaaccctaTACtccccccatcccatccccctGCCCCCAGGATGGGGTCTTCCTGGAGTCGGCCGGTCCGAGCGCCGGGAGACGAGAC
Coding sequences within:
- the LOC104916207 gene encoding kallikrein-15-like, translating into LNVLLGGRGRRDPPVTEQRRLSSKAIPYPRYDPATKDGDLMLIKLLQPARFTQHVKPLPLASSCPVAGMTCQISGWGSVTSPEVTFPEDLHCAKVTIVPEERCRRVYPGSITSNMVCAGEHRNRADSCQGDSGGPLVCDGRLQGIVSWGPGVCGDPQKPGVYVNLCKYTRWIHDTMRRN